GGTCTGTGGCACAGACGGCGCTGCGCTTCAGCTTCGGCAGCGAGGTCACGGAGCAGGCGCTGGCCACGGCGGCCACGGAACTGGCGGCCGCCGTCGAACGGATGCTGCGGCTGGGGGATGGAGCGGCGACGGCCCATAGGGGTCAGGAGTGAGAGTGCCTGCACTGTGGCCCTTGCGGGCTGCGGGACCCGAATTCCGGCACTAAATTGGCACTAATGAGTGAGCTGGTTTCGGGCGTACGGTGGGAAATATTAGGTCATCGGGGCTGGGTTCAGAACCTTGGAGAACGCCATGACAGTCGCTGTCCCCGTCACCGAATGTGCCGTTGCCAACTGCTCATTCAACGATCACACCCATTGCGGTGCCAGCTCGGTACGAGTCGGGCCAGGGGCAGACAACGCCGATTGCCTCACCTACGAGCACAGCAGCTGATCCAGCGAGCGACCTTAAGAGGCTGCGCCGTCGTTGCTTGTGGCACCTGTTGAGCCGGCGCCGTGCCGTACCCGGCGGAACACCCAGATCCGGAGCAAAACGAATCGGGTCACGGCCGAGGCCACATTGCCGAGCACAATGACCACAAGTTCCACCGTGATTGAGGCGCCGGGGGACACGTGGTGCAGCACCCAGAGGCTGCCCGTTGTCATGGCCAGCGCCAGAAGCATGACCCCAACCCCGCGCTGCTGATCGCGCCACCACATGTGGCTCGTGTGCAGGCCAAAACTGATGCGCCGATTCAAGTCCGTATTTAACACGGAGCAGAGCACCAGCGAGATGGTGTTAGCCCACTGCGTCCCCACGGATGGGCGCAAGGCGGCAAAAATCGTCATTGAGGTGACTGTGCAAATCACGGCGACTGCCGCGAATCCGCGGAGTTGTTTTGTGAGTGCTGGCTTGCTGCGCAACCATGCCAGTAAAGTCTCCGGGAACTTCCCGGATAACCGTTCCGAGGGTGCAGCGAAGACCCCGCGCACCGCGCCCGAAGGGGCGGTAGACACGGGGGCTGAGTCCGGGATCTCTGCTGTGCTCATGTGGTTTTCATTTTGCCAGTTAAAAGTGTCAGCTTCCAATGCACTGCATGGGAGCTGACTGTGAAGCCGGTAGCTGCGGATGAGTGCGCTACCGGCTCCACAGGTGATTTCAGAGAGTTTAGCGGCCCGCAATAACGGGGTTGCGGAGTTCGCCTATGCCTTCCACGCGGGCGATGACCTCATCGCCGGGATTGATTTGGCGGCACTCTGCCGGGAATCCGGTCATGATGACATCGCCGGGCTGCAACGTCATGAAGGCGCTCAAGTAGACCAGGATTTCATCAACACCCCAGCCCAGATCGTCGCTTGAGGCGGGGGTAAGCTCGGTGCCGTTGTGCACAATGCTGATGGCCACGCCGCGGTCCTGCAGGCCAACAACGGTCCACGGGCCCAGCGGAGTGAAGGTGTCGGGGCTCTTGGCGCTGATCCATAGTTCGTCAGATTTCTGGGCGTCCCGAGCTGAGACGTCGTTGCCGATCGTGAAGCCGAGGATGGCGCTGCGAGCCGTGTCCAGAGTCAGGTGCTTTGCCGTGCGGCCAATCACGATGGTCAGCTCGGCTTCCGGGTCAACGTAACCAACGGTAGGACTTAGTTCAATGGCATCGCCGGGGCCAACCACGGAGCTGGCAGCCTTGTGGAAAGCCTGCGGGGGAAGGGCCCGACCGGGGGCTCCGGTGTTGTGCGCCATACCAAGAACGTTGACGGGGGTGCAGGGGGCCAGGAACGTGAACTGGTCATCGCTCACGGTATCGCCCAGAGTCCAGCCAGTGCGGGCGGCACTGTTCTGGTTCGCAGCCGAGGCAGGGAAGGGGGTTTCCACGATCTGCCAGACGCGGCCTTCGGGGCTGTCAAAGTCCGCGGCGTCGTTTCGGACGAAGAACTGCTCGGCTAATGGCGCCGCAACGGCGTCTAGTGGGCGGACACGGGCAAGGCGATACGGCGCAGTAGTCATGAGGACATCCTACCTCCTGCTGCGGAGGGTTGGCAGTGACGCGCTGGTGGGCCTGCGTTGGTCCCTATTCGGTTCTCGTTGATCCCTCATCGGAGCTATTCATCCAGATTTCCGCTGATGACTTCTAGTGCCAAGGCCTTGGCAGCCGTAGCAACCTCGGCCAATTCTTCCGACAAGGCTGCGATGAGACCCGCCATCAGAATGGTTTGCGGGATTCTGCTGGTGACAGTCACTTCTTCACGAAAACTCAGGTCCCCCATGCCCGCCACGAGCGAAATGTCCGCCATGGCGGCCAAGGGGGAACGCGCAAACGCCGTGATGGACACGAGCGTTGCACCGGCGTCCTTGGCGGCCTGAGCCATGGGTTTCACCGAGCTCGTCACGGCGTCGGGGGTCAAGGAGCGCAGCCATGGTGGTGACAGCCTGGCCCACCTGCACAAAGGTGTCACCCACCATGCCGGCGGTGCCCACCACTTTGGGCCGCTTTCTGGGTGTGCGCCAAGAACACGGCAGCCACCGCCCGCTCGGCACGCAATAGGGAGGGACAGGCTGAACGGATATTGGCCACAACGTGGCTAAGAGGATGCTCAGTTACTAGCTAACTTTTCTGTGATCGGTCGGCGCCAGTAGCGGAAATTATCTGCGAAACATGTGCAACTTCTAAGGCCCCCAGGTCAAAAACCACCTCGGGGCTAATGCCCCTTATGGGTGGTTCCGCTGCATGCTCGACGGCGGCACGGAAGCCAGCGCGTTGATCGTGACTACCCATGGCATAGATGGCCACGGCACCGTGCCGGGACGCAAAGTCGCGGGTCAGCGAACGCAAGGTGCAGTTGGAAGCCGGGGATCCGTCGTCGGAGACGTCCTAGGAAAGGACGACCAGGTCCAGGGGACCGGCGTTCTCAAAAGCGGCAAGCGTGTCACGGTATGCGGCTACGGTATCGACCACATCTCTGGTGCAGCGCGCCCCCGTTCACGCAGTGCTTACATAAGAGTTCATTTTGGGTCCGGAGCGGCGCGATTCGGGCGCTCGCAGACACTGGGGCTGCGCTGATTCTCGCGGACACGGGTAGCAACGCAGGCTTGTGGCATAGAATCCGTGACATGCCTACAGGATCAGCCAAACCAATTAATCGTGCAGTGGCGGCAGCATTGACGGTGGGGGCGGCCGGAGCAGCAGCGTTCATTGGTGCCCGGGCCTTCCGTGCTGGGACCACCATGCCCGCGGGGGACTTTGGGGCCACCATGAGTTCGGCGGAAATCGGTGTGGAGTACGCGCAATCCGCGGCGGACCAGCTGAGTGAATTGATCACGTACCGCACAGTATTCTCTACTGCCCGCGACCAGATTGAACTGGAGCAGTTCACCGGATTCATTGATGCTTTGGCGCGATTTTACCCAATGAGCCACTCCGCGTTGAGCCGGGAGCTGGTCAACGGCCACGCGTTGTTGTTTAGGTGGGCTGGCAGCAGGGCTGATGCGGCGGAGCGGCCCACAGTGTTGATGGGCCATTACGACGTGGTGCCAGTGGATTCCCGTGACAACTGGACATACCCGGGCTTCTCAGGGCATCAGCATGATGGTTATGTTTGGGGCCGAGGTGCTCTGGATGACAAGGGTGCTGTGGTGGTGATCATGAACGCGGTTGAATCTCTGATTGCTGAGGGGTTTACGCCTGCGCACGACGTTTATCTGTCCTTTGGAAACAACGAGGAAACCGCCGGTGACAGTGCCCAAGCAGCCGTTGCTTTGCTGGCCTCCCGGGGCGTCAGGCCTTGGCTGGTGCTTGATGAGGGCGGCGCTGTAGCGCTCGACGCATTTCCTGGATTGAAGGTTCCCGCTGCCGTCATCGGGGTGGCCGAGAAGGGCATCCTGGATTTGGAATTGCTGGTGCGGGGAGCTGGAGGGCATGCGTCCACGCCGCCGCGGATGGGCGCCACAGCGCGCCTGGCGCAGGCCATAGTGGCGCTGGAAGAATCGCCGTTTCCGGCATCCATGCCGGATGCCATAGCCGAAATGATGCGGCGCATTGGAATGCGCAGCGGGTTCGCCACGCGGATTGTGACTGAGAACCTGTGGGCATTCAAACCACTGCTGACTCAAGTGTTTGGCGTGCTTGGCGACGAAACCCGGGCCCTGACGCGAACCACAGTGGCCGTGACCATGCTCGAGGGTAGCAAAGCATCAAACGTCCTGGCGTCTGCAGCCCGTGCCAATGCGAATATCCGGATTGCTGTGGGGGAGAACATTGAGTCTGTGGTGGAACAGATTCGGGACATCATTGATGATCCACGAGTGGAGCTCAGAGTGATTTCAGGGCACGATCCCTCACCCGTTTCTGCATTCTCGAACGAACAATTTGCGCTGTTGAGCCGCGCGGTTTCGGCGTCCTATCCCGATGCGGTCGTGACGCCCTATATTCAGACCGGGGCCACCGATTCGCGGCACTTCACTGCCATTTCGCCAGCTGTCTACCGGTTCTCACCGCTGCTGATGGATGGCTCGGACCGAGGTTCACTCCACGCCGTCAATGAACGGGTTCGGATCAGCTCGCTGGGCGCCGGTGTGGTGTTTTATCGAGAACTGGTGAAGGGGCTGGGTTAGCAGCCGAAGCTCCCCACGGGAAATCATCCACAACTACGCACGGCGCAGCGGGCCTGACACGGCGCAGCAGAGCTGAGGCTCAATTTCACCGATTATTGGGGGCCTCGAAGTTGTTTATTCCTCCACATGGCTCCTAGCGTCCAAGATATTCACAATTGGCTGTATTCAGCCCAAAATATCAGTGCCTTCTTCTAGAATATATGTATGGACACAGCGGCAAGGATGCCGGGGAAATCGGCGTTCGATTCAACAGATTTCAGAGTTGGGGATCATGTTCACCAACTTCTCAATCTTGCCGCAACCCTAGTCCGGGCAACCACCACCATTACCGCTGCCGCTGATGCCCGAGCCGCCGAAACCGTGGTTTTGGAAGATCGGAGTTCCGGCATTTCTGTCTCATCCACTGCTTTTGGTGATGCATCGCCGCTTCCCGAGGAAATGCCCTTGGCCTCGATTTAGGATCGCTTTCTCAAGCCGAGCTTGGACGTTGGTCGCAGGACCTCGAGCAGCTTGGCCGATTCCAGCAGGCCATGTCGGTGCAGGCAGCTGGTGAAACCGCTCAACGTGTTGCGGCTGGCCGGTATTCGGCAACTGGCGCTCACGGGGCCGTGGAGCTCCTCGTCCAGTCGCTAAGGATCAGTGCAGCCGAGGCCAGACGCCGGATTGGCTTAGCTCAGAATTTGTTGCCAGCCCGGGATCTCATCACCGGAGAACTAGCTCCCGCCGCGGCGCAACCGGTTCTGGGCGATGCTTTTTTCAAAGGGCAACTCTCGGTGGAACAGGCCGCGATGATCAGTAAGTTCGTGGCAGAAACCAGTGGGCTACTGAAGGATGATCGGATTGACGCCGAGACGTGCCACGATGTTGAGGAAACTTTGGTGGAGACCGGCCGGGAGGAAGGCCCTGATTTTCTGCGGCACGCAGGGAACCGGATCATGTCGCTTCTTGATCCCGACGGACAAAAACCCACGCCAGGAGACCTACTGGCAAAACAAGGCCTATTTTTCCGAAAGCCCCGCCGCGGATTGATTCACTTTGATGGGCATATGACGATCGAGCAATACGAGAATCTCATGGTCGCTATTGGCACCGCCACGAATCCCAATAAGCACAAAGACATCAATGACACTAACCCCTCCCACATCAGCCCCACCGAAAACCCTGTGGCAGGTACTAGCTCTAGCAACGGTTCTGCTGGGAATGGTTCCGGAGATACGTCTGGAACTGATTCTGGAACGGGTAGGCACGGCAACTGCGAACACTCCCAGAAAAGCTCCGTGGACAGCTCTGAGGACAGCCTTGAGCGAAGCCCCGACATAAGTTCCTCGGGAGATACTGCGTCTTCAGTCGTGAGGGCTGACCCAGGTGCTGATGCTGATAGTGGAGTTGGCCAGGAGGCCCAGGTTCAAGGAGATTTGTTTGACCAGCTGAACGGGATCTTTGGACTCTTCGGCCAAGCAGCAGCTCCAGCCTCGAACTCGCCGAACTCTCCGAACTCTCCGCCAACGCCTGATGGGCCGGAAGAGCAGGAAGCTCCGGCTATACAGGAAGCGCCGGAAGCACCGGAAGCACCAAACACTTGGGGTGCACCGAAGCCGCGGGGTGGGCCAGGTATTTCGGGTCAGCCGTGGCGGCGAGCTTTGGAGCCGTGGGAGGTCCCGCCTTGTCCGTCAAACGCGCCACCAGACGCTGTAGCCCCGATCTATGAAGGCGATACGTGGTTTTGGTTCGCTCAACCCGCCACGGCCACTCAAGGTTGGGCCGTTCGCGAAGAATCCAATGCCCCATTCATGGCGACCCTAGAACCTGAAACGAAGCAGACGGATGATACTGGCGCTTCTGCGGGTGGCTTGTTCAGCAACAGTGGCCTGTTCAGCAGAACTGGTCTGTTCGGCAACAGCGGCCCGCTCATTGACCAGGATCCCGGCGGCTATGCCGAAGGTGTTGCTGGCGGTATGGGAACCGGCTGTGCCGAAGGTATTGGAAGCGGTGCTGGTGGTGCCAGGGAAGCCCGGGTCGTTGAGGGTGTGCGGATCCCGGTCCCTGGATCGGGTGAGATCCTTGATGGTTTGGACAGTAATGACCCTGACAGTACCGACCCCGTCACCAAGGACACCCGCACCTACGGGCAGAAACTGCTGGACGGACTCCTTGATTGCGTGAAGCTCGCAGCCCGCACCGACAATCTGCCACTCAATGGGGGATTGAAAACTCAACTCCTCATCACGGTCAGCCAAGCCGATCTTGATCGTCACGATGGGACCGGCACAGCCTTCACCACTTACACCGGGCCGGTACCGTTGGCGTTGTTTGAACAGTCCTTGTGCGATCCCGAGATCACTCGGATAGGCATGGGCCACGGGCAAGAGATCCTTAGCCTGGGGCGAACTCAGCGCCTGTTCACCCCAGCCCAACGAAAAGTTCTCCTCGCCCGGGATCTAGGTTGCTCCTTCCCTAACTGCACGGTTCCAGCGCCGTGGACCGAAGCCCACCACGTAGTCCCTTGGCAAGAAGGCGGAGAAACCAACCTCGAGAACGCTGCACTACTCTGCAGCCATCACCACACCACGATCCATCACAGTGATTGGACCGTGGAGATGATTGACGGAACTCCGAGCTTCACGGCTCCGTACTTTATTGACCCCAGCCAAACACCGCGCCGCAACCGCTACCACCGGTGCCTCACGAAGAAGCTGTGAGGCACCGCCTCACGAATGTCCTGTCACGGACGTCCGCAGTTTCCTCGTCAGATCGAGCAGGGTTCGCATTTCATCGTCTGACAAGGCAACTTCCATCAGCTCCATGATCCGCTGCACGTGTGCCCGCCCCACCGTCTTTTGCACGGCGATGCCTTCCTCGGTGAGCCCGATCAGGACTCCGCGTTTGTCATCCTCGGCCGTTTTGCGCTGAATCAGACCACGCGATTCCAGCCGGTCCACCATCCTGGAAATGCTCGGCTGAGTCAGCAGCACGTGGTCATTGAGCTCGTTGAGCCGTAGCCAGCCGCTGGGGCAGAGCGAGAGGTTGTACAAGACGTCGTACTCCCGGCTGCCCAGCGTCTTGAATGTTGGCTCCTTCTGGAGTTCGCGCATCATGACAACCTGGGAAGTCAGGAGCGATTCCCATGACTCCGTGGCCAGTCGGCGGTGCGCTGATGTTGCTGATGACATGTCACTTCACTCCTGATGCGTCCGGTGTGGAACCAGTGGAACTTTCGACGGCGGCAGCTGCCTGGGCAGCGGCGCGGCGAGCCTCGAAGGTGGGGCCTTCGGGGACGGAGGCCGGGCGGTTCTTAGCAAACTCTTCACGGAGTGTGGGCAGAACATCGGAGCCGAAGAGGTCCAGCTGCTCAAGGACTGTCTTGAGCGGCAGGCCCGCGTGGTCCACCAGGAACAGCTGGCGCTGGTAATCGCCGAAGTAGTCACGGAACGAAAGCGTCTTCTCGATCATTTCCGCCGGGCTACCTACTGTCAGTGGTGTCTGGGAGGTGAAGTCTTCCATAGACGGGCCGTGGCCGTAGACAGGTGCGTTGTCGAAGTAGGGGCGGAATTCGTTGACGGCGTCCTGGGAGTTCTTGCGGATAAAGAACTGACCACCCAAACCAACAATGGCCTGTTCCGGAGTGCCATGGCCGTAGTGTGCGTAGCGCTCACGGTAGAGGTTGATCAGCTGGATGTAATGTTCCTTGGGCCAGAAAATGTTGTTGGCGAAGAAGCCATCGCCGTAGTAGGCGGCAATTTCAGCGACCTGAGGTGTGCGAATGGCACCATGCCAGACAAAGGGGGCAACGCCGTCGAGCGGGCGGGGTGTGGAGGTGAAACCGCGCAGGGGAGTGCGGAACTTGCCCTCCCAGTTCACGACTTCTTCATCCCAGAGACGGCGAAGCAAGGCGTAGTTCTCAACTGTCAGTTCCACGGAGTCTTGGTTGTTCTTGCCGAACCATGGGTAGACGGCGCCCATGTTGCCGCGGCCAAGAACAATGTCGGAACGGCCATCGGCCAGATGCTGCAGCGTTGCGAAGTCTTCGGCGATCTTGACCGGATCATTCGTGGTGATCAGCGTGGTGCTCGTGGAGAGGATGATCTTCTCCGTTTGTGCCGCGATGTACGACAAAATGGTGGAGGGGGAGCTGGGGTAGAACGGCGGGTTGTGGTGCTCACCCGTGGCAAAGACGTCCATGCCGACGTCTTCGGCGTGCTTGGCGATGGTGGTGATCGCCTTCAGCCGCTCGTGTTCGGTGGGGGTGCGTCCTGTGGTCGGGTCCATGGTGATGTCCCCAACGCTGAAAATTCCGAACTGCATGATCTGCTCCTTAGCTCCCCGGGGTCCCCGGTAGATATATGCGTTTGTATCTATTATACGGCTCAACCCTCAGGTGCGTGAATATGTTCCCGCCAGGGGTGTGCTATTAGGATGCTCACAGGGGCATGTAATTCATGTCACAAAAAACTGTGGAGGTTGACCGTGGCAGCAGTGCAGCGTGGCATGGCTGGAACCGGTTTCAGGCTCGCGCCCACCGCCACGGCCATTGTGGGTTTCCTCGTCTTGGTCGAGCTGACCAGCGGCATACTTCAGGGGTACTACACGCCGCTGCTGACGGACATCGCCAGACATTTGGGCATCCACGACGCCGACGTCAACTGGTTCGAAGCCGCGCAGTTGATGGTCAGCGCACTCGTGGTACCGGTGCTGGCAAAACTGGGCGATATGATCGGCCACCGAAAGGTCCTGCTTATCTCCACAGCTCTGACGGCAGCAGCCTCCTGGGGTGTGGCCTTCGCCCCCAACTTTTGGTTCTTTCTTGCGGCCTGGGCGCTTCAAGGCTTCTACGTAGTCTGGCTGCCGCTGGAAATTGCGCTGGTCTACAGTCGCTCCCACAATCGCCCGGACGGTGCTGCGCTGACCCGTAAATCGGCGGGAATCCTCGTTGCGGGCCTCGAGTTCGGCGTCATTGTTGGCGCCCTGGCCGGCGGCTTTATTGGCGGCGCGCTGCCGGACAAGCTCTGGCTGACCCTGATGATTCCGGCCATCGCCGTCACCCTATGCTTCTTCGTCATCCTGTTCGGCGTGCCAGAATCCGAGAACCGCACCGGCGGCAAACTGGACCTCGTGGGCCTGACTCTGCTGTCCACGGGCCTGCTGCTCATCACTGCAGGTCTCACCTTCATGCGCATCAACGGACCCGGCACCTGGTGGGCGTGGGCCGCCGTCGTGCTTGGTCTTGCGGCGCTCATCCCGTTTACCCGCCACCAGCTGGGCCACAAAGATCCACTGATCGACATCCGCCTGCTTCGCCAGCCAAGCATGTGGCCCGTGCAGCTGACCGCATTCCTGTTCGGTGTCTCGGTCCTGGGCGCGCAGGCACCGCTGTCCACGTTCGCCCGCACCGACCCCGCCGAGGTGGGCTACGGCCTCGGTGCCAGCGCGTCTCTGGTCTCGGTCCTGATCGGCGTCTACGTCCTGGGCCTGCTGGCCGGCGCCCTGCTCTACCCACTTGTCACCAGATGGACGACGCCGAGAATCACCTTGATGGGCGCGGCTTTCCTTGTTGCTGTGGGTTACCTGCTGTTCCTTCCGTTCCATGATTCGATGGCGCAGGTTTTGACGAACATGGCGATTGCTGGTTTGGGCAGCGGTGCCTTGGTGGCCGCATTGCCTTCGGCTGCCGCGGCCGCTGCGCCCTTGACCCAAACGGGTATGGCGACGGGGCTCACCAATGCCACGAAGACTGTTGGTGGGGCCTTTGCGTCCTGCATCTTTGGGATTGCGCTGGCCGGTCAGGCGCTGGGGTCGCTTACCTCAGAGGGCGGGTCCACGGCTGCTCCGCTTGCGGGTTACATGCTGGTCTGGACCATTTGTGGCGTGACCGCTTTGGTGGCGGCCGTGGCGTTGTACTTTGTACCGAAGCTGGCGTTCGGCCCCACGCTGCCAGTCTGAGACGTGCCGCGCCCCTCAACGAACTGCCCGCAGCTCCGGTCCGGTAATTTAGTCTTTCAATTGGAGAAACTGCTCCCGACACGCCGCGAGCCGTTCCCGGCGAGGAATCTACTCGGATAGCCTTGAGAGGCGCACGCGACCGACGGCCCCCGGCAGGCCCGGATTCTGCAGGAACCTTGGAACCCGGCGGCGCGAGAAATCTGGAAAGGCACTTTCATGAGCAATTACAACGGGGCACCCCAGCCTCCTCAGAACTTCCCGCCCCCTGGCTACCCGAGTCCGGGGCTCCCGGGGCGCCCGCCTGAACAGGCCAACCGCAAGGCGCTGTTCATTGTTCTAGGCTCGGTTGCCGTCTTTGTGGTGCTGGTCCTGGTTGCTGTGTTTGTCTGGGTTGTCCCCGCGCTGACGAAAGCCGGCACCACAGTCCAGCCCACAGCCGTGGCGAACCAAACAGCATCGGGTGCCCCGTCCGCCGATACTGCCACGGAAGCGGCACCCACTGCGGAAGCGACTCCCGCCGACGGCGGCGCAAGCGCGGATGCCGGAATGCCAGCCGATGCCATTGCCCTGCCCGCCGGCTGGGATGCGCTGGCCGGCCCCACTAACATCCCGGCTGACGGCGACCCGTTGTTCTCCAAGTTCGTCACGGGCGAGTCATCATTCCAGTACCTGAAGTCGTGGGACAACGACCGCACCTTCGGCATTACCAAGGACCCCGAGACCGGCGAAGAGATGCAGCAGGTTGCCCAGGGCACCCCGGATCTGGACGCCGACGGTATCTCCACAGCCTTTGCGTTCTTTGCAGAAACGAACCAAGGCAAGTTCGGCAGCGATCCGGCCAAGGTGAAGGCTGCCATCAAGGCCACGCAGGACAAGCTGACCAAGGCGTCAACCACCGAGTTGACCCAGCAGCTGGTGGGCAACAAATGTGCCAGTGACTTCACCTCCAGCACCCCGGAAACGCGCGAGTTCCGCCGAGGGCTGGCCGTGGTGGTGCAGTTCAGTTGCAAGACTGCCGCGGGGGAAGCCATCCAGGCGGTCAACCTGTTCTCCATCACCCCGTGGGGCACGCCCCAGATGATGGGAGTCAGCGGCCACAAGAGCTACTGGGATGCCCACCCGGGTACGTTTGAGAAGATTGCCAACTCCTACCGCATCAACAAGTGGAAGCAGCAATAACAAAACGAACGCATAATAAAAGTGCCGCCTGACTGTGAGTCAGGCGGCACTTTTGTTCTCCGACGAAGGAAGCGGCTTCCTAGCTAAGTCGCGGCGCAGCTAGTTCGCAGTACAGCGGCCCAGCTAATTCGCCGC
The Arthrobacter alpinus genome window above contains:
- a CDS encoding DUF1540 domain-containing protein — encoded protein: MTVAVPVTECAVANCSFNDHTHCGASSVRVGPGADNADCLTYEHSS
- a CDS encoding GtrA family protein, which gives rise to MSTAEIPDSAPVSTAPSGAVRGVFAAPSERLSGKFPETLLAWLRSKPALTKQLRGFAAVAVICTVTSMTIFAALRPSVGTQWANTISLVLCSVLNTDLNRRISFGLHTSHMWWRDQQRGVGVMLLALAMTTGSLWVLHHVSPGASITVELVVIVLGNVASAVTRFVLLRIWVFRRVRHGAGSTGATSNDGAAS
- a CDS encoding fumarylacetoacetate hydrolase family protein, coding for MTTAPYRLARVRPLDAVAAPLAEQFFVRNDAADFDSPEGRVWQIVETPFPASAANQNSAARTGWTLGDTVSDDQFTFLAPCTPVNVLGMAHNTGAPGRALPPQAFHKAASSVVGPGDAIELSPTVGYVDPEAELTIVIGRTAKHLTLDTARSAILGFTIGNDVSARDAQKSDELWISAKSPDTFTPLGPWTVVGLQDRGVAISIVHNGTELTPASSDDLGWGVDEILVYLSAFMTLQPGDVIMTGFPAECRQINPGDEVIARVEGIGELRNPVIAGR
- a CDS encoding M20/M25/M40 family metallo-hydrolase; the encoded protein is MPTGSAKPINRAVAAALTVGAAGAAAFIGARAFRAGTTMPAGDFGATMSSAEIGVEYAQSAADQLSELITYRTVFSTARDQIELEQFTGFIDALARFYPMSHSALSRELVNGHALLFRWAGSRADAAERPTVLMGHYDVVPVDSRDNWTYPGFSGHQHDGYVWGRGALDDKGAVVVIMNAVESLIAEGFTPAHDVYLSFGNNEETAGDSAQAAVALLASRGVRPWLVLDEGGAVALDAFPGLKVPAAVIGVAEKGILDLELLVRGAGGHASTPPRMGATARLAQAIVALEESPFPASMPDAIAEMMRRIGMRSGFATRIVTENLWAFKPLLTQVFGVLGDETRALTRTTVAVTMLEGSKASNVLASAARANANIRIAVGENIESVVEQIRDIIDDPRVELRVISGHDPSPVSAFSNEQFALLSRAVSASYPDAVVTPYIQTGATDSRHFTAISPAVYRFSPLLMDGSDRGSLHAVNERVRISSLGAGVVFYRELVKGLG
- a CDS encoding HNH endonuclease signature motif containing protein, with translation MSVQAAGETAQRVAAGRYSATGAHGAVELLVQSLRISAAEARRRIGLAQNLLPARDLITGELAPAAAQPVLGDAFFKGQLSVEQAAMISKFVAETSGLLKDDRIDAETCHDVEETLVETGREEGPDFLRHAGNRIMSLLDPDGQKPTPGDLLAKQGLFFRKPRRGLIHFDGHMTIEQYENLMVAIGTATNPNKHKDINDTNPSHISPTENPVAGTSSSNGSAGNGSGDTSGTDSGTGRHGNCEHSQKSSVDSSEDSLERSPDISSSGDTASSVVRADPGADADSGVGQEAQVQGDLFDQLNGIFGLFGQAAAPASNSPNSPNSPPTPDGPEEQEAPAIQEAPEAPEAPNTWGAPKPRGGPGISGQPWRRALEPWEVPPCPSNAPPDAVAPIYEGDTWFWFAQPATATQGWAVREESNAPFMATLEPETKQTDDTGASAGGLFSNSGLFSRTGLFGNSGPLIDQDPGGYAEGVAGGMGTGCAEGIGSGAGGAREARVVEGVRIPVPGSGEILDGLDSNDPDSTDPVTKDTRTYGQKLLDGLLDCVKLAARTDNLPLNGGLKTQLLITVSQADLDRHDGTGTAFTTYTGPVPLALFEQSLCDPEITRIGMGHGQEILSLGRTQRLFTPAQRKVLLARDLGCSFPNCTVPAPWTEAHHVVPWQEGGETNLENAALLCSHHHTTIHHSDWTVEMIDGTPSFTAPYFIDPSQTPRRNRYHRCLTKKL
- a CDS encoding MarR family winged helix-turn-helix transcriptional regulator, whose product is MSSATSAHRRLATESWESLLTSQVVMMRELQKEPTFKTLGSREYDVLYNLSLCPSGWLRLNELNDHVLLTQPSISRMVDRLESRGLIQRKTAEDDKRGVLIGLTEEGIAVQKTVGRAHVQRIMELMEVALSDDEMRTLLDLTRKLRTSVTGHS
- a CDS encoding CE1758 family FMN-dependent luciferase-like monooxygenase, which codes for MQFGIFSVGDITMDPTTGRTPTEHERLKAITTIAKHAEDVGMDVFATGEHHNPPFYPSSPSTILSYIAAQTEKIILSTSTTLITTNDPVKIAEDFATLQHLADGRSDIVLGRGNMGAVYPWFGKNNQDSVELTVENYALLRRLWDEEVVNWEGKFRTPLRGFTSTPRPLDGVAPFVWHGAIRTPQVAEIAAYYGDGFFANNIFWPKEHYIQLINLYRERYAHYGHGTPEQAIVGLGGQFFIRKNSQDAVNEFRPYFDNAPVYGHGPSMEDFTSQTPLTVGSPAEMIEKTLSFRDYFGDYQRQLFLVDHAGLPLKTVLEQLDLFGSDVLPTLREEFAKNRPASVPEGPTFEARRAAAQAAAAVESSTGSTPDASGVK
- a CDS encoding MFS transporter, with the translated sequence MAGTGFRLAPTATAIVGFLVLVELTSGILQGYYTPLLTDIARHLGIHDADVNWFEAAQLMVSALVVPVLAKLGDMIGHRKVLLISTALTAAASWGVAFAPNFWFFLAAWALQGFYVVWLPLEIALVYSRSHNRPDGAALTRKSAGILVAGLEFGVIVGALAGGFIGGALPDKLWLTLMIPAIAVTLCFFVILFGVPESENRTGGKLDLVGLTLLSTGLLLITAGLTFMRINGPGTWWAWAAVVLGLAALIPFTRHQLGHKDPLIDIRLLRQPSMWPVQLTAFLFGVSVLGAQAPLSTFARTDPAEVGYGLGASASLVSVLIGVYVLGLLAGALLYPLVTRWTTPRITLMGAAFLVAVGYLLFLPFHDSMAQVLTNMAIAGLGSGALVAALPSAAAAAAPLTQTGMATGLTNATKTVGGAFASCIFGIALAGQALGSLTSEGGSTAAPLAGYMLVWTICGVTALVAAVALYFVPKLAFGPTLPV